One window from the genome of Bdellovibrio sp. NC01 encodes:
- the polA gene encoding DNA polymerase I produces MKKLYLVDVSSMFFRAFYAIRPLTSPAGVPVNAVYGFLSMISKLMKDEKPEYLVFCYDRKEPSFRHEMYDQYKAHRSEMPEDLGVQIPYIKRLADVMGVPSLEVPTFEADDIIGTLTKYGRRQGMDVVIVSGDKDFAQLIEPGVVLYDTMKDIKYDSEGAFNKWGVRPDQFIDFLAILGDSVDNVPGVKGVGEKGAIKLLEQFKHLEDIYENIDKVESKSVKEKLLASKDNALISKKLVIISTDIPIDENLETYKLRPWKTEELRALLRELNFKNFEKNLLGLEGEDKLKADGTNWYSETANPSPQKVQVAAAPANVSDPLTASIAEITEYTAQEYPEVKMSTRELTEVLAENQPLWGFQDERGVFLGTDKEVISVSDSENLGILTDTFNVRWSGFDLKEFWHKIGAKTPVAAWDSMLGAYILKAGDATDFAKMYNKFMGEELREMPTPSQLYNSHLHFAKTIQKLLKEVHGDKVYNTLELPLANVLLAMENWGIRIDTDLLKKESEDLAKEISELETAIHKEAGESFNVGSPKQLGVVLFEKMGLPAGKKTKTGYSTDEEVMLGLEHPIAKLILSWRELSKLKSTYVDAIPALISPKDQRVHTSFNQALTTTGRLSSTHPNLQNIPVRTERGQRVRKAFIAAPRMKLMSVDYSQIELRILAHISEDPNMMKAFAEDLDIHAATAAEVYGIDLKAVTSEHRRAAKAVNFGIAYGQGAFGLAENLGISRSEAKDIIDRYFTRFKNVRDYIEGTIKLAHEQGYVETLFGRRRYIDELKSKNMALKKFGERAAINAPIQGTASDIVKKAMIDVAAKVPVRMLLQVHDELIFEDTEANLQKYSAELVKIMESVVALKVPLKVNYAIGDNWDEAH; encoded by the coding sequence ATGAAAAAGCTCTATTTAGTTGATGTCAGTTCTATGTTTTTTCGCGCCTTTTACGCGATCAGACCGCTGACGTCTCCGGCGGGTGTTCCAGTGAACGCCGTCTATGGTTTCCTCAGCATGATTTCCAAACTCATGAAAGATGAGAAGCCAGAATACCTTGTGTTCTGTTACGACCGTAAAGAACCTTCTTTCCGTCACGAAATGTACGACCAATACAAAGCGCACCGTTCAGAAATGCCTGAAGACCTTGGCGTGCAAATTCCTTACATCAAACGTTTAGCTGACGTGATGGGTGTGCCATCGCTGGAAGTGCCAACGTTCGAGGCCGACGACATCATCGGCACGTTAACAAAATATGGCCGCCGTCAAGGCATGGACGTAGTCATCGTGTCAGGCGATAAAGACTTCGCGCAGTTGATCGAACCTGGCGTTGTTCTTTACGACACAATGAAGGACATCAAATACGACTCTGAGGGAGCCTTCAATAAATGGGGCGTGCGCCCAGATCAGTTCATCGATTTCTTGGCGATCCTTGGCGACTCGGTCGATAACGTCCCGGGAGTGAAAGGTGTCGGCGAAAAAGGTGCGATTAAGTTGCTTGAACAGTTTAAACACCTTGAAGACATCTACGAAAACATCGACAAAGTTGAAAGCAAAAGCGTGAAAGAAAAGCTTCTTGCTTCTAAAGACAATGCTTTGATTTCCAAAAAGCTCGTGATTATTTCAACGGATATTCCGATCGATGAGAATCTAGAGACCTATAAACTTCGTCCTTGGAAGACCGAAGAGCTTCGCGCTTTATTGCGTGAGCTGAATTTCAAAAACTTCGAGAAAAATCTTTTAGGTCTTGAAGGCGAAGATAAACTTAAAGCTGACGGTACAAACTGGTATTCGGAAACTGCCAACCCTTCGCCTCAAAAAGTGCAAGTAGCAGCGGCTCCAGCAAATGTCAGCGATCCATTGACGGCCTCTATTGCAGAGATCACTGAATACACCGCTCAAGAATACCCTGAAGTGAAAATGTCGACTCGTGAGCTAACAGAAGTGTTGGCAGAGAATCAGCCTTTATGGGGCTTCCAAGACGAACGCGGGGTTTTCCTTGGTACTGACAAAGAAGTGATTTCGGTTTCCGATTCAGAAAACTTGGGTATCTTAACTGATACTTTCAATGTTCGCTGGAGCGGATTTGATCTGAAAGAATTCTGGCATAAGATCGGCGCAAAAACTCCGGTCGCTGCGTGGGATAGCATGCTTGGTGCTTACATTTTGAAGGCCGGTGATGCGACTGACTTCGCAAAAATGTACAACAAGTTTATGGGTGAAGAGTTGCGTGAAATGCCAACTCCATCACAGCTTTACAATTCGCATTTACATTTTGCCAAGACAATCCAAAAACTTCTTAAAGAAGTTCACGGCGACAAAGTTTACAACACCCTAGAATTGCCACTCGCAAACGTCTTACTTGCGATGGAAAACTGGGGTATTCGCATCGACACGGATCTTTTGAAAAAAGAAAGTGAAGATTTGGCGAAAGAAATCTCGGAACTTGAAACCGCAATTCACAAAGAAGCAGGTGAAAGTTTCAACGTCGGCAGTCCAAAACAATTGGGCGTCGTTCTGTTTGAAAAAATGGGTCTGCCAGCCGGTAAAAAAACGAAAACTGGCTATTCAACAGATGAAGAAGTGATGTTGGGACTAGAACATCCGATTGCGAAATTGATTTTGAGCTGGCGTGAACTTTCAAAATTAAAATCGACATACGTAGATGCAATTCCAGCGTTGATCTCTCCAAAAGATCAGCGTGTGCACACAAGCTTCAATCAAGCACTGACAACGACGGGCCGTCTTTCAAGTACTCATCCGAACTTGCAAAACATCCCCGTCAGAACAGAGCGTGGTCAGCGTGTGCGTAAAGCCTTTATCGCGGCTCCACGAATGAAGTTGATGTCTGTCGACTATTCACAAATTGAGCTAAGAATCTTGGCGCACATTTCTGAAGATCCAAACATGATGAAAGCCTTCGCTGAAGACCTAGATATCCATGCGGCAACCGCTGCGGAAGTTTATGGTATCGACTTGAAGGCTGTGACATCAGAACATCGCCGTGCAGCCAAAGCTGTGAACTTTGGTATCGCTTACGGTCAGGGAGCATTCGGTTTAGCTGAAAACTTAGGTATTTCTCGTTCGGAAGCGAAAGATATTATCGATCGTTACTTCACGCGCTTTAAAAACGTGCGCGACTATATCGAAGGCACGATCAAATTGGCCCACGAACAAGGTTACGTAGAAACATTGTTCGGTCGTCGTCGTTACATCGATGAACTGAAGTCTAAGAACATGGCTTTGAAAAAATTTGGCGAGCGCGCCGCAATCAATGCCCCGATTCAAGGAACGGCAAGTGACATCGTTAAAAAAGCGATGATCGATGTCGCCGCAAAAGTTCCAGTGCGCATGCTGCTTCAAGTGCATGACGAATTGATCTTCGAAGACACAGAAGCAAACTTGCAAAAGTACTCTGCTGAATTAGTGAAGATCATGGAATCGGTGGTTGCTTTGAAGGTTCCGCTCAAGGTCAATTATGCCATCGGCGATAATTGGGACGAAGCCCACTAA
- the kdsB gene encoding 3-deoxy-manno-octulosonate cytidylyltransferase — translation MKIVGVIPARYGSTRFPGKPLVSLKGRPLIQWTIEGSKKSRLLSDVIVATDDERIKAAAEAVGCKVAMTDSDLPSGSDRIHAAIKDIDCDVVVNIQGDEPLVTGELVDRLAQVFIDDPTMDMATLAHPISEEELQSVNSVKVVLNHKDEALYFSRFAMPYSRMKASELGTYEGCLKHIGMYAYSKKFLKQFCEAPQALIEKAESLEQLRALYLGAKIKVVRVKEASLGVDTPEDLVKLEKLLSQGK, via the coding sequence ATGAAGATTGTCGGAGTGATTCCTGCTAGGTACGGTTCAACTCGTTTTCCCGGGAAGCCTCTGGTGTCTTTAAAAGGTCGACCGCTTATTCAGTGGACGATCGAGGGTTCCAAAAAATCCCGCCTTCTGAGCGATGTGATCGTCGCAACTGATGATGAAAGAATCAAAGCCGCAGCAGAAGCTGTCGGTTGCAAAGTTGCGATGACGGACAGTGATCTTCCTTCTGGAAGTGATCGTATTCATGCTGCCATCAAAGATATCGATTGCGACGTCGTTGTTAACATTCAAGGTGATGAGCCTTTAGTGACAGGCGAGCTAGTCGATAGATTAGCGCAGGTTTTTATTGATGATCCGACGATGGATATGGCGACACTTGCCCATCCGATCAGTGAAGAAGAACTGCAATCGGTCAATTCAGTGAAAGTCGTTTTGAATCACAAAGATGAAGCTTTGTACTTCAGTCGCTTTGCGATGCCTTATTCGCGCATGAAAGCTTCCGAGCTTGGTACATATGAGGGTTGTTTAAAACACATCGGCATGTATGCGTATTCGAAAAAGTTTTTAAAGCAGTTCTGTGAAGCTCCTCAAGCTTTGATTGAAAAAGCAGAAAGTCTTGAGCAGCTTCGTGCTTTATATTTAGGTGCAAAAATTAAAGTGGTTCGTGTGAAAGAAGCTAGCCTTGGGGTGGATACTCCTGAGGATCTAGTGAAACTCGAAAAGCTATTAAGCCAAGGAAAATAA
- a CDS encoding flagellar basal body-associated FliL family protein, translating to MAENESTTKVEDHNKENSPEETSEELLSLDNLDSILAEEDPEFAKSLGEIGPIDPNSQIDSDGTYTVDDEKKLWAKGSALRQKILKVFPFLPSLSYKIKMQRSALRLKWIDTKEKLRVGIKAAGPATLKAIKAGLGKIKDGIGAGLAAFKEFSLVKKLAFVGLVAATVVACIVGYKAANHKLLPEDQDLFLPSLEEWAQAKYLYDTKEEQMESFYDSTRTSQNMIEMKKIVANIRPSKSSGPNPMAAMEFYVEGTVAEVVVEIKDREPEMKDLFLRTIEEMNYDQMASGEGKQLLCDRLRKDINKVLTTGKVRRIFIKTAIVKP from the coding sequence TTGGCTGAAAATGAAAGCACGACCAAAGTAGAGGACCACAATAAAGAAAACTCTCCGGAAGAAACTTCGGAAGAGCTTCTTTCGTTGGATAATCTTGATTCTATTTTGGCGGAAGAAGATCCCGAGTTTGCAAAATCCTTGGGAGAGATCGGTCCGATCGATCCGAATTCGCAAATCGACAGCGACGGTACTTATACTGTCGATGATGAAAAGAAACTTTGGGCAAAGGGTTCAGCACTTCGCCAAAAGATCCTTAAAGTTTTCCCATTCCTTCCAAGTCTTTCTTATAAAATTAAAATGCAAAGATCTGCACTTCGTTTGAAGTGGATCGACACCAAAGAAAAACTCCGCGTAGGAATTAAAGCCGCTGGTCCCGCAACTTTGAAAGCGATCAAAGCAGGCTTAGGAAAAATTAAAGACGGTATAGGCGCAGGCCTCGCTGCATTCAAAGAATTTAGCTTAGTAAAAAAATTAGCATTCGTGGGATTAGTTGCAGCGACAGTGGTCGCCTGCATCGTGGGCTACAAAGCTGCAAATCACAAGCTTTTGCCAGAAGATCAAGATCTGTTCTTGCCATCATTGGAAGAATGGGCGCAAGCGAAGTATTTGTACGATACTAAAGAAGAACAGATGGAATCATTTTATGATTCCACAAGAACATCTCAAAACATGATTGAGATGAAAAAGATTGTTGCGAATATTCGCCCTTCGAAGAGCTCCGGGCCAAATCCTATGGCCGCGATGGAGTTTTATGTGGAAGGCACGGTCGCTGAAGTCGTTGTCGAAATCAAAGACCGTGAGCCTGAGATGAAGGATTTATTCCTGAGGACGATCGAAGAGATGAATTACGATCAGATGGCGTCAGGGGAAGGAAAACAACTTCTTTGTGACCGTCTTCGTAAGGACATCAATAAAGTCCTTACGACCGGTAAAGTTCGTCGTATCTTTATTAAGACCGCAATCGTTAAGCCTTAA
- a CDS encoding SIS domain-containing protein, translated as MSKVIQQGLRVLDVEAQAILALKGRIGAEFEQAVKTITACKGKLILTGMGKSGQIARKLASTFSSTGTPAVFLHPAESSHGDLGVVENDDVVIAISYGGEVPEFAGILRFVARKGMPLIGITGNVNSSLAKASQVVLNVHVSEEACPLGLAPTASSTATLALGDAVAMAVMSEKGFTTEDFAEFHPGGSLGYRLLTRVRDVMHGGDALPTVGLEAPLREVFSIMTHKDVRGAAGVVDEKGDLVGVITDGQIRRRLEKSTDPLTGTAKDLMTANPRTIDVNELAEKALFIMEQFQINMLFVLDKDNVQTKKPVGILHVQDLLRAKLR; from the coding sequence ATGTCGAAAGTAATTCAACAAGGTTTGCGAGTATTAGACGTCGAAGCGCAGGCAATTCTAGCTTTGAAAGGCAGAATTGGTGCTGAATTCGAACAAGCGGTGAAAACAATCACGGCTTGTAAAGGCAAACTGATTTTGACTGGCATGGGTAAGTCCGGTCAGATCGCTCGTAAATTGGCGAGCACGTTTTCTTCAACGGGAACGCCTGCGGTGTTCTTGCATCCGGCAGAAAGTTCACACGGTGATTTGGGTGTCGTTGAAAATGATGACGTCGTTATCGCTATTTCCTATGGCGGTGAAGTGCCAGAGTTCGCAGGAATTTTGCGTTTTGTTGCTCGTAAAGGTATGCCTTTGATTGGCATCACGGGGAATGTGAATTCATCGTTAGCGAAAGCATCGCAAGTTGTTTTGAACGTCCACGTTTCTGAAGAAGCTTGTCCGTTGGGATTAGCACCAACCGCAAGCAGTACAGCAACGTTAGCTTTGGGCGATGCCGTTGCAATGGCTGTGATGTCTGAAAAAGGTTTTACAACTGAAGACTTCGCAGAGTTCCATCCAGGTGGCAGTCTTGGTTACCGTTTGTTGACTCGCGTGCGCGATGTTATGCACGGCGGAGATGCTTTACCGACAGTGGGCTTGGAAGCGCCATTGCGCGAAGTGTTCTCGATCATGACTCATAAAGATGTTCGTGGTGCAGCAGGTGTTGTCGATGAAAAAGGTGATTTGGTTGGTGTGATTACCGACGGTCAAATTCGTCGTCGTCTTGAAAAGAGCACGGATCCATTGACTGGAACTGCAAAAGATTTGATGACTGCAAATCCACGCACGATTGATGTGAATGAATTGGCGGAAAAAGCTTTGTTCATCATGGAGCAATTCCAAATCAACATGTTGTTCGTTCTTGATAAAGACAATGTTCAAACAAAAAAACCAGTGGGTATCTTGCACGTACAAGATTTGTTGCGCGCGAAGCTTCGCTAG
- a CDS encoding sigma 54-interacting transcriptional regulator, producing the protein MQQAYLKTFGENPKTLSITDFVTVGKDSNCQVQISGEDVADRHCRLERKEVGFMIRDMRSASGTFVNDAKIVEALLQEGDIIRIGDQELLFTLEKEVTSTFPLESRNEVWNEELQTLGNVSKTDFPVLILGPSGTGKDVIAQALHDNSLRKNGPFMSVNCSALSETLIESELFGHIKGSFTGAINDRKGAFESARGGTLFLDEIGDLSYSLQAKLLRALENSEIRPVGADRNVKTDVRIIAATHQNLSDKIREGAFRSDLYFRLNVVTVSPPALTLRMEDFDHLLYAFAKKMKVRFSFNAIARMKKHPWPGNIRELKNLVTRASALYPRIQIEEHHIEKLLDKTLLSTQEATPVNNIPVIKEIEKQMILKRLAANKGNQRRTAQDLGMPKSTLHDRLKYYDIDVEAFKA; encoded by the coding sequence ATGCAACAAGCTTACCTTAAAACTTTTGGCGAAAACCCGAAAACTCTTTCAATCACGGACTTCGTGACCGTTGGTAAAGACTCCAACTGCCAGGTCCAAATTTCCGGCGAAGACGTTGCCGATCGTCACTGCCGTTTAGAGCGAAAAGAAGTCGGATTCATGATTCGCGATATGCGTTCAGCTTCCGGTACATTTGTGAACGACGCAAAGATCGTCGAAGCCCTTCTGCAAGAGGGCGACATTATCCGCATCGGCGACCAAGAGTTGCTATTCACTCTTGAAAAAGAGGTCACATCAACTTTCCCACTCGAAAGTCGTAACGAAGTTTGGAATGAAGAACTGCAAACTCTTGGCAACGTTTCTAAAACAGATTTTCCAGTTTTAATCCTGGGCCCATCCGGCACAGGTAAAGACGTCATTGCCCAAGCTTTGCATGACAACAGTCTTCGTAAAAACGGCCCGTTCATGTCCGTCAACTGCAGCGCCTTAAGTGAAACATTGATTGAGAGTGAACTTTTCGGTCACATCAAAGGCTCGTTCACGGGCGCTATCAACGACCGCAAAGGAGCGTTTGAATCAGCTCGCGGCGGTACTTTATTCCTTGATGAAATTGGTGATCTTTCTTACAGCTTGCAGGCAAAACTTTTGCGCGCTTTAGAAAACAGCGAAATTCGCCCGGTCGGTGCAGATCGTAACGTGAAGACAGACGTACGTATCATTGCGGCGACTCACCAAAACCTTTCTGATAAAATTCGCGAAGGCGCCTTCCGTTCTGACTTGTATTTCCGTTTGAACGTCGTGACGGTATCCCCACCAGCTTTGACTTTGCGTATGGAAGATTTCGATCACCTTCTTTATGCCTTTGCTAAAAAAATGAAGGTGCGTTTTTCATTCAACGCGATTGCACGCATGAAGAAACACCCATGGCCAGGTAATATCCGAGAGCTAAAAAATCTTGTCACTCGTGCTTCAGCTTTGTATCCACGTATTCAAATTGAAGAACATCACATTGAAAAACTTTTGGATAAAACTTTGCTTTCGACTCAAGAAGCGACGCCAGTCAATAACATCCCTGTGATTAAAGAGATCGAAAAACAAATGATCCTGAAACGTTTGGCAGCAAATAAAGGCAATCAACGTCGAACAGCACAAGATCTTGGAATGCCAAAGAGTACTTTGCACGATCGTTTGAAATATTACGATATCGATGTCGAGGCTTTTAAGGCTTAA
- a CDS encoding methyltransferase domain-containing protein, translating into MTSSPSSSWNPNQYEKFKNERSQPFFDLMDMVHPIPNGTAIDLGCGTGELTAALHRHLQASSTTGLDSSDTMMQDAQKFAGNGLSFTFGDINTWSADKKYGVIFSNAALQWCDNHPDLFKRLYEALVPGGQLAVQMPMNHDYPTHTLAAQMSHEEPWKTLLKGQTYEKANTMMLAEDYATLLFKLGFAEQKAHVEIYGHKLGSREEVVEWVKGSMLTHFRSRLSKDDYEKFLTAYKERLFKILPDDRPFFYPFKRLFLWARR; encoded by the coding sequence ATGACTTCTTCCCCTTCTTCCTCTTGGAATCCAAATCAATACGAAAAATTTAAAAACGAACGTTCGCAACCGTTCTTCGATTTGATGGACATGGTTCATCCGATCCCAAACGGTACTGCGATTGATCTTGGCTGCGGCACGGGCGAGCTGACTGCAGCTTTACACCGTCACTTGCAAGCGTCTTCAACAACAGGCTTAGATTCATCTGATACGATGATGCAAGATGCGCAGAAGTTTGCTGGCAACGGTTTATCGTTTACGTTTGGTGATATCAACACGTGGTCCGCTGATAAAAAATACGGCGTGATCTTTTCGAATGCAGCTCTTCAATGGTGTGACAACCATCCTGATTTATTCAAACGCTTGTACGAAGCACTGGTGCCAGGTGGACAGTTGGCTGTACAAATGCCGATGAATCACGATTATCCAACTCACACATTAGCAGCTCAGATGAGTCATGAAGAGCCGTGGAAGACTTTGCTGAAAGGTCAAACCTACGAAAAAGCCAACACGATGATGTTGGCCGAAGACTATGCGACGTTATTATTTAAACTCGGTTTTGCAGAACAAAAAGCTCACGTAGAAATCTACGGCCACAAACTTGGCTCACGCGAAGAAGTGGTTGAGTGGGTCAAAGGTTCAATGCTGACACATTTCAGAAGCCGCTTAAGTAAAGACGACTACGAAAAATTCCTAACGGCCTACAAAGAGCGATTATTCAAAATCCTCCCCGACGACCGCCCATTCTTCTACCCCTTCAAACGCCTCTTCCTCTGGGCACGCCGTTAA
- a CDS encoding CTP synthase, with translation MKQKFIFVTGGVVSSIGKGLTAASLGALLEARGHRVTIMKFDPYLNVDPGTMSPFQHGEVYVTEDGAETDLDLGHYERFTSATMSRSNSVSTGQIYDTVLARERRGDYLGGTVQVIPHITEEIKARIYEAAQGSEVVLVEIGGTVGDIESQPFLEAIRQMRIDVGMENSVLVHVTYVPYIAAAGELKSKPTQHSVKELRMIGLQPDFLVCRSEKHIDDNLKGKIALFCSVKPENVIAAQDSRFIYEVPMKLNHENFDQLIVERLGITGGTKPNLKGWQNLVKVLTHPAHTVKIGVVGKYVELKEAYKSLHEALVHGGVANNANLEIIYVDSEKVTDKTVNQLLGKVHGILVPGGFGTRGVEGKITAIKYAREKQVPFFGICFGMQLAAIEFARNVCGIKDSTSREFHAENKRNGNFVIDSMVEQRGIVNKGGTMRLGAFPCALAQGTTAYSVYKQTNIMERHRHRFEFNNKYKALFEKNGMVASGICRERDLVEIIELPDHPWFVGVQFHPEFKSKPLAPHPLFVHFVKASLKNK, from the coding sequence TTGAAGCAAAAATTTATTTTTGTGACGGGTGGTGTGGTTTCATCGATCGGTAAAGGCCTGACAGCCGCAAGTCTTGGAGCATTGCTCGAAGCCCGCGGTCATCGTGTCACAATCATGAAGTTCGATCCGTATTTGAATGTGGATCCGGGCACGATGTCACCATTTCAGCACGGTGAAGTTTATGTGACGGAAGATGGTGCTGAAACAGATTTGGATTTGGGTCACTATGAGCGCTTCACTTCAGCGACAATGAGCCGTTCAAACTCTGTTTCGACTGGTCAAATTTATGACACAGTTCTTGCGCGTGAAAGACGTGGCGATTACTTAGGTGGAACTGTGCAAGTTATTCCGCACATCACTGAAGAAATCAAAGCGCGTATTTATGAAGCGGCTCAAGGCAGTGAAGTTGTCTTGGTTGAAATCGGTGGAACTGTGGGTGATATCGAATCACAACCGTTCCTTGAAGCTATTCGCCAAATGCGCATTGATGTAGGCATGGAAAACTCGGTTTTGGTGCATGTGACATATGTTCCTTACATCGCAGCAGCCGGTGAATTGAAATCGAAGCCAACTCAGCACTCGGTTAAAGAATTGCGTATGATCGGCTTGCAGCCAGATTTCTTGGTGTGCAGAAGCGAAAAGCATATCGATGACAATTTGAAGGGCAAGATTGCGTTGTTCTGTTCTGTGAAGCCAGAAAATGTTATCGCGGCTCAAGACAGTCGCTTTATTTATGAAGTGCCAATGAAATTGAATCATGAAAACTTTGATCAATTGATTGTTGAGCGTCTTGGTATCACAGGTGGTACGAAGCCGAATTTAAAAGGCTGGCAGAATCTTGTGAAGGTTCTGACTCATCCAGCGCACACTGTGAAAATCGGTGTGGTTGGTAAGTACGTTGAATTGAAAGAAGCCTACAAGTCTTTGCATGAGGCTTTGGTTCATGGTGGTGTTGCGAATAACGCCAACTTGGAAATTATCTATGTCGATTCAGAAAAAGTGACTGATAAGACGGTCAACCAATTGCTTGGTAAAGTTCACGGTATCTTGGTTCCAGGTGGCTTCGGTACGCGTGGTGTAGAAGGTAAAATCACAGCGATTAAATATGCGCGTGAAAAACAAGTTCCATTCTTTGGTATTTGCTTCGGTATGCAATTGGCGGCGATTGAGTTCGCTCGTAACGTGTGCGGAATCAAAGACAGTACAAGTCGCGAATTCCATGCGGAAAATAAACGCAATGGCAATTTCGTGATCGATTCGATGGTTGAACAACGTGGTATCGTGAATAAAGGCGGTACAATGCGTTTGGGTGCGTTCCCATGTGCGCTGGCACAAGGTACAACGGCTTATTCCGTGTATAAGCAAACAAACATCATGGAACGTCATCGTCATCGTTTTGAATTCAATAATAAATATAAAGCATTGTTTGAAAAGAACGGTATGGTGGCGTCAGGTATTTGTCGTGAGCGTGATCTTGTCGAGATCATCGAACTTCCTGATCATCCATGGTTTGTAGGTGTGCAATTCCATCCGGAATTTAAATCAAAACCATTGGCACCACATCCATTGTTCGTGCATTTTGTAAAAGCAAGTTTGAAGAATAAATAG
- the yihA gene encoding ribosome biogenesis GTP-binding protein YihA/YsxC: MPKSIQFIKSAVLAKDYPVHNMAEVAIAGRSNAGKSSFINGLAKSKIAKVSSTPGKTRLLNFFNMEDSYVLTDMPGYGFAARSGNELREWQQMIETYLTTRENLKGLILVMDIRRSWTEDEEIMKRFSEREGFPIAVVLAKADKLSYSQVLQAVAKIKKVTGLSAVFASSATKKEGAQAVEDYIYENWIKE; the protein is encoded by the coding sequence ATGCCAAAATCGATTCAATTCATTAAAAGTGCTGTCCTGGCAAAAGATTACCCCGTTCATAACATGGCCGAAGTGGCTATCGCAGGTCGCTCTAACGCTGGAAAAAGTTCCTTCATTAACGGTCTTGCGAAAAGCAAAATTGCAAAGGTCTCTTCGACTCCGGGTAAAACACGTCTTTTGAACTTCTTTAATATGGAAGATTCGTATGTTCTGACGGACATGCCGGGTTATGGCTTTGCAGCTCGCAGTGGTAATGAATTGCGTGAGTGGCAACAGATGATCGAAACCTATCTGACAACTCGTGAAAACCTTAAAGGTTTGATTCTTGTGATGGATATTCGTCGTTCATGGACTGAAGACGAAGAGATCATGAAACGTTTTTCAGAGCGTGAAGGTTTTCCGATCGCTGTGGTGTTGGCGAAAGCCGATAAACTTTCTTACAGCCAAGTTCTGCAAGCTGTAGCGAAAATCAAAAAAGTGACAGGCTTAAGTGCGGTGTTTGCTTCTTCGGCGACGAAGAAAGAAGGCGCGCAAGCTGTTGAAGACTATATTTATGAGAATTGGATAAAAGAATGA